The Nitrospira sp. sequence AAAGGACCTTCCCCTGTATCCGCCGTCATAGCCGAGAATGTGATCGCTGTGACGTCGGGACGCTTCCAGTACCCCTGCGCCACACTCGCACCTTTCACCCAGATTTCCCCGACCTGACCGCGTGCCCGACGCGACCGCGTGTCCGGATCGACGATGACAAGTTGCTGATCTGCGCCGGTTCGCCCACATCCGACCAACCGGTGAGCGGAGCCGACGGCCTGGAGCGCTTCGATCATTTCTCCTCTGTCCATCGCGGGTTTCTCAACGGCCTTGAGCACAGGGGAAGCGCCGGGTTCGCCTCCGGCCACGAATAATGTCGCTTCGGCCAACCCATAGCAGGGATAAAAGGCCTCCCGTTTGAAGCCGCATGGACCGAACGTGTCCGAGAATCGATCCAGCGTCCTTGCGTGAATCGGTTCAGCTCCATTGAACGCCACCGACCACGAGCTCAGATCAAGTGATTCTCGTTCTTTCGAAGAAATCTGGCGGACGCAAAGGTCATAGGCGAAATTCGGAGCGCCGCTCGTCGTCGCACGATATCGGGAAATGGCGGACAACCAACGAAACGGCTTCTGCATGAAATGAACGGGCGACATCAGTACACAGGGCCGGCCGAGATAGAGCGGCTGCAGCACGTTCCCGATCAGTCCCATATCGTGATAAAGCGGAAGCCACCCAAGAACCGTCGTCTCTTCATTGTGGCCGAATGCCTCGCGAATCATGCGCTGGTTGTGCAACAGATTCTCATGACTCACCATGACCCCTTTCGGCGATCCGGTCGAACCCGAGGTGTACTGGAGAAAGGCGAGTGTCTGCGGAGTCAACGCGGGAGACTCCCACGTATTCTCGACGCCCTCGGGCGGAGCATCGGTCTCGATCCATTGCACCTTCGAGAATTCGTCCAGCGTGGAATCTTGGCGGGACAGTCGATCGATGCCGGCGCGGGTCTTCGTGGTCGTCAAAGCGACCGTGGCGCCTGAGTCTGTGAGTACGGCTTGCAGTCTCCTCAGCGTGCGCTTCCGCAGCGGAGGATACGCCGGTACGGCAACCACTCCTGCATACAAGCAACCGAAGAATGCCGCGATATAGTCCAGACCCGGCGGATACAAGAGGATCGCCCGCTCACCCTGGGCTCCCAACGATTGAAGCCAGGCGGCAATTGCGCGCGCCCGGCGATCCAATTCTCCATAGGTCATCTCGCAGACTTCCGACTCTCCATCCGCCAAGAATCTATAGGCTAATCGATCAGTGAACTGGCCCGCTCGTTCACGAGCGAGATCGACGAGTGTCGCGATGTGCTTATGCTCATCTGAGGTCAATGGAGTCATCCTCAAGCGTTAGAGACACCAGGAGCGTGAGATGACGGCTACGATTCATCCCGAACGCAGGAACCTTTGTAGTGTTTTCCTTGCCTCAGCCGGTGAGCTCGAAGGCCATCTGCATCGAAGGGATCAAGACTCGCGCGGTAGCAGAACCGCGTCCCTTCTCTGGGGACTGAAGCACTCTTTTCTACTTAGACGGAACACGAAGTATTTCCCTCACCCTAGCTTCATGACTTTTTACCGGCAGGACCGTCCCCAATAGCCAAACATCGTACGATGTTCGGCACAGTGCGCCCATCGGTATCTTTTCTGTTGAAAGATAAACGAAGACAGCTTGCTTTGGAGAGGGCACTGCGCCACGGTCGTTGGGGACGTGGTGAGCTTTCACGAGTCGGGCACCATTTGAACTATGATGGAGTTTCTAATAACACTCCATCATAGTTCAAACGATTGACTGGATTACTGGAACTCCAACTTCAGAGAGCCGATCATGGTGAAGGCTGCTCCGGGATCGACGACCTCTCTGATGTTAAGCGTGCCCGCAAAGTACCGCTGATCGAGGACATTGGTGAAGTTCACGGCAGCAAGCAAATTCGTTCGAGTAAATACTTCCGGCCTTCGGTAGTACACGGCGGCATCCATACGGACATATCCTGCAAGCTCGAACTGCTGACAGTCGCCCGGAGTTTGGCATTGGAATATCCCATTGCGCTTGCCCTGCGCGTACATGCCAAGTCCACCTCCGAGCCCTCTCAATGGCCCATCCTGGATAAAATAGGTCGTCCAGAGGCTACCTTGATTCAACGCAGTATTGGGGACTCGGCTTCCTGTAAGGAAGGAATTATCCGCAGTGACCCGTGTGTCGATATAGGCGTAATTGGCAATAACATCCCAGCCGGGTAAAATTCGTCCCGCTACATCGAACTCGATGCCTTCACTGCGCTGTTCACCTGTCGCCACGGAAAACGCGAAACCGTTTATTGGATCGGTTGTCAAGACATTCTTCTTCTTGATGTGAAAGGCGGCTATTTTTGCGCGCAAGCGGTTCTCAAAGAATTGGAATTTGACACCGCCCTCATACGCTTTGCCGCGCTCCGGTTCAAACAGCGTTCCGTCAAAGCTCCTGGTTCCCCCTGTTTGAGGCGCAAACGACTCCGTATAGTTGGCAAAAAGGGCGACGGGCTTCCACGGCTGATAGGTCACACCGACAGACGGACTGAATGCCGTTTTCGTTTGGCTGTCCTCCGTCTGAATCGGATCAAAATCATTGGGACGATTAGTCAGATGCTGCTTAAAGTAATCAAATCGCCCGCCACCATGTACATGGAGATTCTCGAGAAGACTTACATGATTCCCAAAATAGACGCCCAGAATATTGTTCACAGTTTTCGTGTCGCTTGATTTGAGCAGCGGGGTATTCAAAAACAACTTGTCGGCTGGATTGAAAATATTTATGAAGCTGAAAGGGACGACACCTGGATTGGAGGTGTCTCCGCCAAAATCGCTCGATACTGAAGCGACATCAACTTCGCGCCCCAGTTCCACCCCGATGATGGTCTTATGCTTGATCGGACCAGTGGAAAACTTGCCGTGCAATTCATTCTGCAAGTAGTGACTTTGCGTGATCGTCGGGATAACAAACTGCGCCACATTCAGGATTCCCGCGTTTTCGTCTCCGACAAAGAACCACGATTCACGGCTGGAGTATCGTGTGCGGCTTACAGCCGATCGAAATGCGGTTCGCCAGGTGAACAGATCATTGAACTCGTGTAACAGGGTGATGGTCGCTTTTCCATGGTTGGTTTCATTTTTCCGTGTCGGGTCGCCGAGGAAGCGGCTGATCGGGATGGACGCGACTCCGCCGCCGATTGCTACTAATCCACGGTCGATTGGGGCACGAGTGTAGAGATATTCGCCTTCGACACGCAACGTGGTCCTAGGCCCGATTTCCCAGCCGATCGTCGGCGCCAAGAATGTCCGTGTCGATTCGACGCCATCTCGGTAGCTGCCGGCAGATTCGAACATGCCGTTAAACCGAAACGTCAGAGTCTTACTGGCATTCAGTGGTCCGCCGATATCAAACTGTGGACGATAAAGACCGTAACTCCCGATGAGCATTTCCGCCGAATAGTAGTGATTACGCAGCGGTGCCTTTGTGATTTGGTTGATAATGCCGCCTGGATCAGACCGGCCGTATAAATACGACGGTGGGCCCTTTACAACTTCAATGCGTTCCAGATTGATCACATCTCGCTGTGTTCGTGTTCCAAATACGTCGTCGTCACGAAAGCCGTTCTTAAAGATGTTCAGGCCCGATGCAAATCCACGGATCATGACCTGGCCGCTTTGGCCACCCTGATTGTTGGATTGCGACACCCCGCTCACATTTCGCAGGGCCTCACTGAACCGAATCACTTTTTGATCCTCCAGCACCTGCTGCGTCACCACATCAATGGAACGAGGGGTGTCGTGGATAGGTACCGGTATTCTCATCGCGCTCCCCGACTCATCAACGGTATAGGAGTCTTTCCTTTCGCGTGCCTCTTTCACCACAATTTCAGGCACCTTGACCGGCTTCGGAGCTTCGGTTTCTATTTGCTCACGCGCCGGCTCAGCCGACGTCGCCTCAATCTCCCTGTTCGACGGTTGAGTAGTACTTGGCATCCCGGCACCCGAGCCGGGAGCGGCTTTTGTGCCTGAGGGCACGTCTTCTTGCGCGAAGATGTTGTCGGTTACTGCAGCAACGAGCGTAACAATCAAAAAACCTAGTCGTAGACTCGGCAACCACGCATGAAGCCATCGCGTGTTGTCTTCTTGGGATCGTGAAGCATGCTCGTTGTCGCCCAATTCTCTTCGTTCCATTCCAGATCGGCGCCTCCTGTTTAATTCCCGCTCACATCCTCCTGTAGACGGAAGACGACACGCTTTTCCTCACCTGCCTTCGAAGCGAAACCACGGTTGGAAAAGGATGAGAAGGGATGCAGGAAGCGATCAGCCATACCGGCCGGATCAAATAGCCTCAGTCAGAACAAACACGACGTTTGCGCTCATCACGGCCGGGCGTCGACCATCATCGACGCGACCCTGTCTTCATATTGCATGAGATCGGTTCCGGTTCAGCCGCAGTGGCGGCAGCCGCGCGCAGCTCGGAACTGTTCCATATGGCCAAGATCTTTCCGAACATGAGGGCATGCGCAGGACTCTGCGCGTGCCAAACGTCG is a genomic window containing:
- a CDS encoding TonB-dependent siderophore receptor, which translates into the protein MERRELGDNEHASRSQEDNTRWLHAWLPSLRLGFLIVTLVAAVTDNIFAQEDVPSGTKAAPGSGAGMPSTTQPSNREIEATSAEPAREQIETEAPKPVKVPEIVVKEARERKDSYTVDESGSAMRIPVPIHDTPRSIDVVTQQVLEDQKVIRFSEALRNVSGVSQSNNQGGQSGQVMIRGFASGLNIFKNGFRDDDVFGTRTQRDVINLERIEVVKGPPSYLYGRSDPGGIINQITKAPLRNHYYSAEMLIGSYGLYRPQFDIGGPLNASKTLTFRFNGMFESAGSYRDGVESTRTFLAPTIGWEIGPRTTLRVEGEYLYTRAPIDRGLVAIGGGVASIPISRFLGDPTRKNETNHGKATITLLHEFNDLFTWRTAFRSAVSRTRYSSRESWFFVGDENAGILNVAQFVIPTITQSHYLQNELHGKFSTGPIKHKTIIGVELGREVDVASVSSDFGGDTSNPGVVPFSFINIFNPADKLFLNTPLLKSSDTKTVNNILGVYFGNHVSLLENLHVHGGGRFDYFKQHLTNRPNDFDPIQTEDSQTKTAFSPSVGVTYQPWKPVALFANYTESFAPQTGGTRSFDGTLFEPERGKAYEGGVKFQFFENRLRAKIAAFHIKKKNVLTTDPINGFAFSVATGEQRSEGIEFDVAGRILPGWDVIANYAYIDTRVTADNSFLTGSRVPNTALNQGSLWTTYFIQDGPLRGLGGGLGMYAQGKRNGIFQCQTPGDCQQFELAGYVRMDAAVYYRRPEVFTRTNLLAAVNFTNVLDQRYFAGTLNIREVVDPGAAFTMIGSLKLEFQ
- a CDS encoding FecR/PupR family sigma factor regulator, yielding MQCTGESGDMFLSERQVRLRNEAVAWVIRLHNEQISQEDRRTFDVWHAQSPAHALMFGKILAIWNSSELRAAAATAAEPEPISCNMKTGSRR